The sequence below is a genomic window from Tubulanus polymorphus chromosome 1, tnTubPoly1.2, whole genome shotgun sequence.
ATTCCTCGATATTGCGGTTACTGGCATTTCCGCGGGGACACAGTTGATTTATATCTCGGCAAAAGCGTAATTCGATCGCGCAATTAATAACGTCCGACATTCAGCGGTTATCGGGGTTGATCGAGAACTTGCCGAGCCGAAACCATCATACACGTGGTAAGTATTTTTGCGAGCGTTCGACAAGCTTATATAACACCGTCACAGCTGTTCGCATCCCAAACGGACATTGCCCTGTCACACCCCCTTTATCCTCCTCTTTGTCAATCGTGTCGGATCAACAAATTGAgctaatgaattattaatgagacACGTATGTCTCCGTGCAACTTTTGCGTGGAAACCGTATGAATGCGGCTCCTCTCGTTGATTAACGATCGGCTACAAGACTCATTTGCAGTCAAAGTGCAAGGCTTAATTAGGCTTTCTTTTCTACATTCACGTGGTATTTATCTCCATATACTAATTGCGTGTAAAATTCAAATCTCATCCATTTCGTAAATTGCGGTATATATCATGCTGGCAGTCGATTCTCATCAATCAATTATGGCTAGATTGTCGTGCACGCACGCGCCAAAGTAAAAGCAAACAACCCCTCAATCAGAATCCATCATCGGGATTATGGATTGCTCGAGATCAAAGGCGccaaatatattttccgcTGGTTGACGGCACGATCCACCGCTGATTTCGTTAAACTTTCATAAGTCACAGACAACACCAGTGCCTGCGTCAGGGTTCTGACTTCACAACCCTCTATTACAGAATATATTACTAGATAAGGTTTTCCTTGCTTTTGGAGATAAGACTGGCCTGCATTTCACCACTTATACTTATGTACGTCAAATTCTTCCCGTCTTGCCATACACCATTGGGATAGAGCGGTTTATTGTTCTGGTACTGTATTTACAACAGGTAAAATCAACTTCTTCAGTACTGATTAGGTTTTCGAAGCCCCAAGCCTAGAATAAAAGTAAACCACAACATATGCCCACAGTGCCTTTCTCTAAACCTAATCAAAGCATTTTCGTATGAAAGCacaaaatgatttctttttcttttactaAGAATAGTCTATAAGACATGGATACCAGTAGATATGTTGTCTTGTACTCCGTGATTTTTACGCAATTTTTACGCAAACCAGCTTGgttcattcaaatttgaaGGAACATCGATAGTCTCTTGTCCAAAATACTCGTGAAAGCTTAAATTAGGCAAGTCGAAACTtggaaattatagaaatgcaATAAAAGTTTGTGTGATTAGCAGCTCCTTTGAACAGGCGAAGTCGCCAATCTTTGATTTATCTTATCCAATAAATCAGGAGTGGGATTTGCACGGATCCATCATTCTGTAACCATAATTATTGATACCGGTCAGTTAAATCTCTCCAGAATATTATGCTATCTTATACGAATGACAGTTCCATTCCGTGTAGCAAACAGATCATCAAAATTCAACTCAACAACGACAAAAAAGTCTTGTGTTTTTCTTGTATTTGCATTAAAATCACCGCAAACGCATTGCTATCTCCATCATTTAAAGAACAAAGGTATGCATTGATCTAGATATCAAACAGACTGGCATGTTCGTAAATGCGCTAGTCTCTAGTAAGACCAAATCAATCCATCTGTACATTTTTAGTTATGAATATGTTTCGAAGAATAGCCCATATTCATGAATTCTTGAATTTAAGGGAATAACTTCACTGACCCAAGAGGAGTAGATGTATCGAAATGTGTCGTCACGCGCATTGATGATATGTACCCACATTGTGATGCAAAATTCCAGGTGAGTGGAACTATATGGCCTAGAAATTTTCCGGGGTTCGCTATGCCAtagacgtataaactagattatacgtccatgaCTATACCCAGATTGTATCGTGATCCATGCAAAAATTGAAGACCAGCTTCCGAAATCTATCGGATATTTTCCGTCGAGTTAACTCGTGTTcgacattttgaaaatgttaattGGTTGAAAGCATACGGCGGAGATTTAGATGCACGAAAAATGAAAGCCGTGTCCTTTCCACGATTTGTTTGATGTAGATAAAGGAATCTAATTAAAGAATTAATGTTTGTTCATTAACTTTgcacatatttcattttctaaactGTATATTTAGTGCATTCGActcgatttatttcagtgGATGCGTTTACATTGGAAAAGCGATACGTGTTACGGCGAAAATGGCGTAGACGGTTCCGACTGCTCATTCCTGCGATATCTGAGCGAGGTATGATCATCTGCGGTGCTAATATACCTTTCCCTCTTGACCGATAAACTCTCCTTGATGGGTACTCATGATATCAGTTGGAAAAACAAGCTATGTTCTGTTGTTGTTACTGAATCATCTTGTACGTCTGGTTTTGACATGTCTGTAATCCGAGCCTTCGTCGATATCGGACTTTGTATCCGTCGGGATTATCACGATAGCTTGGTCCATTTGTTGAAGCGTTTATAATTGTTATTGCATTATCGATATCCAATACGCAAGGCTTTATGGAGAGATTTCTGAAAATCAACAGTTTGGTTTATGGCatcttcaaatatatatattcatatgttGACAGGTTGAAAACTGGTGTCCACATTTGCCAGGTCGACAAACTGTTATGGCTAACAAGTCACACGCAGATTCCAAATGGCATAAAAAGGTAAACAAAATTGATCGCGATGCTGACGTTAACAACTTGATATGCTTGAAAAATGTATCCGTACATTTATTTGCTGCAACGTTATACCTATTTGCAAACGGAGAAGTAACATATTGTTGTTGGTAGTAGAAAGGTAAAATGTGGTTACCTTGACCTTCACAGGTTTATGGTGGCATTCTTCTGAAGACCGATTCGTTGTTGTTTTGACTaaggaattttttttataatgaatgaaatggggaattgttctttttatatgtttgattgattgattgattttgatttgaatattgtcCCTTATAAACCCACCACGCAACGGAACAGGTGGTTTGACATTTGAATTGGAAAAAGACGGCCTCCTTGATCATTCTAAACCAAGACATACCTAAGTCAGGATAACTAATAGATGTAATACGTTACGATTCTCTCTTTTCTAGGGCTGGGCTGCTTTCTTGTATAAGCTAACTGTTGCTTCAAAGCAGTCCTTCATTTAATTTTGTtacatttataatttattttcttattcattgattctgtaaaaaaatttacttgaaattaatcatatatcatatatcatgcGTATAttatacgtaataaatgaatggtccTCAGTAAACTAGTCGATAGTGTCGATATTTGTTTACTGCTTCACGTCCGTTTGTGTCAAGATGTATATATAAGTATACGAGGTTATGACTCCAAATGTGGAGATTTTGCGAGCTATTTATTCAATATACGATGAGTATTGCCTCGGCAGAAAAGTAAATAGTTGTTAtcattgtacatgtaacaaTTTCCTCATTACATCTAAACCCTCCGAAACAATTTTACAAGGCTTTCATAGACATAGACATAGACATAGACATAGACATAGTTCTTGATAGTTTTAAATTGTATCCATTTTGGATTAATTTCTATCAGGCTAGTTTGAGACTTGAAATAGAACCATTGATGAGTTTACTCAAGGATCCGGTGTCTGCTCATAAGAACTACGATTGGATGAGATTGCGTATCCGTCGTATGTGGCCAAATTGGGCAGCTGCTGCTGAAAATCTCGGGCGAAAGCAAGATCTACAAAACAGAAGGCAGATGAAGGTAACAGATTGCTGGGAAATTTTTTTCCGATTACTTTGATGTAATCAAACTTGTTTTTCTCCATTTTTTCTAATCAAAACAGTtcttgataatttgattttttggtCGTGAAAATACGCGGAGGCCAGCACGCGATTTCAAATAAGTGCGAGTTATAAATTtctagataaatcattaatgtTCTGTCGGAGAATAtacattttcataaatttccTTTTTTATCGATGAGTGGGGCAACAATTTTCAGAATCCATGCTGTAACTCCCAGTGAGGGGTTTGTCATTGAACAAGGACAGAAACGATTTTTCGATATCTTAGTAATTCGTTTTATGTGAAAGCCAGCACGTGTTCTCTATAAGCCTGAGTTATAGATTTCCTTAACTGTTCTGTCGGAGAATAtgcattttcataatttcattttttaccaaTGAGTAGAGGCAATGATTATGAGAATCCATGCTGTGACTTTTCAGTGAGGGGTTTGTtaatatatgtaatattcTAAAGGGTTTGTCATTGAACGAGGACAGAAAcgatttttctaaattgtgtTCACTACCTGTTTTTTTGCTATGGTATGTTTATCTTTTTTAAGGTCTTTATGCATTTAGGATTGCTCACAAGACAAGCGGGCCTAAAATTTGCTGAATCTGCATTTAAAGGtgaaagaattaatgaaatgtaGCGATATTTCAGCACCAAACCATCACAACGATGGGtggaatattttgattattgtattattgATACTTTTAGGTGGACCATTAGGAGAATTAGTTCAATGGAGTGATTTGATCACAGCTTTGTACATATTAGGACATAATCTAACCATTTCTAGTGAAATAGAGCAGCTATCTGGGTATTGCTTCTTGTTTCTTTTTAGTTTTACAATAAGTATCCGAACatacatatttcatcatcTATAGTTCGATGTGAATGTTTGTAAAGTGCAAAAAGATTATACTGcgaacaaaataatgaatttgtcTTATTATTTGACATAATCTTGTGAATTATGCGCAAGTGCTTTAGTTGTCCTTCGATCTACATCTACGATTCTTGCGAATCTAAATGCCTTCAAAACATTATTTCAGGTATATCATGAAGTATAAGTATGGTGCTCACACGTGTCCACCGCCTAGTGAAGACAGACTAGACCTGTTATACACTGATATACTCGGTTTAAAGCAAATTAAAAGATATAATAAGAAACAGTACACATTCCTTCGGTCagtttatcttttttattgaATGGGATTTTTTTGTATATCGTCgaaattgtttttaaatttaGTATAAAATTGGTTTTGGCAACAAGCaataattattcatcaatatttACATCAATATCATAGATATTGTTTTGTTAAATTGTTGTGATAAATTGTTGTGCAATTCTTATTTCAGATGTGCTTTGCGAGTATTGGACTCATTTGGAACAGAACCACAATTCAACTATGACATGTACGCGAAGAAGCACCGATTAAAAAGCGATTGGGGAAAACACAACTTACTCCCGAAACAGTTCAACACGATGTTCCGTAAGGACGCTTCAATCCTCTTCTGATGTAGATAATAGAtactaatttattcattagttACAGCATCACATATTGAATCCATAGATCGGATGCACTTACTGAACTAAAATGCTTCTCGAGTTTATTACTCGTCGGATGTTACGACAGGGAATAGTAAACCCGGAAAAGTCGTTTGGTGCTTTAAATAGGTTAAGAGGCAAATCACCCTCTTGCATCTATCGACGAGGATCGGTTTCTTCTTTACCTATGCTTGAGTATacagataatgataagaacaTTTTTGTTCGAGAATGTGAATTCCGAGCAAGTGTATCTACTTCGAAGCTTCTCTTATAACTTCTGCATGAATTCGTACTATGTCAAATGCATCATCAGCGTCGGTGAAGAGTGGATTTTCTAGTTCACAATTATACGCGACTTCTTTATCGATACTGAGTTCGTTGACACTTCTCGACTAATCATCTCGACAAGCCCAAGTGTAATAAAAGACAGGCTTTTATCtgatgatatattttatgtacaTATTTACGTCATTCTAGCTCACACTCCTGACAATACATTTCTTGGTTTTGTTGTCGAACGGCCGCCGAACAATTCTCGAATCAATTCCATCGCACGACGCAACCGTGCGCTAGTCTACGGCAAAAACGACTACATGTGGTATGGAAAGGCTGGCTatctaaatattgttaaaGACTATTCGGAAATTCACGGAACAGTTGCTCGAGGTCGCAAAGGAAAGAACGATGTAGCGAATGTTCCGAAATACGTGAAAAACCACGGAATTCTTGTCGGTGAAGAATTAACTGTATTGTTGCATACATCAAAGGTACTTACCGTATATATTTTCAGGCTAATCAGccgattttctagcctcagattTCTACCCCAAAAAatcatggtcgacttattggACGGATACGATCTGACCTAAAAAATCATTTCCCAATCTATGTCACTTAGATGCTcccaaaaatcatcaaaatcaagaagAGTGGTCCATATTTATTTACGTAGATTGTATGTATTATAGTGTCTATGAATTGCAATATTatactttggttttatataAGATAAGAATATTAGTTAAATTTAGACTTCAGAGTATAAAATCAACAGGTACAACTAGTAGTTAAACATGGAAATATGGTGAAAAATTCATCGTAAAATTcgctgaaaaagaattaaacttCAATCGAATCATTTGTCATAAAAAAATGTACTATGCGTTtccaaaatgaattgtttgcTTTACATTCATTCTCTTGCAGCTATTCCTCGGTTTAGGATTTCCGTACGAAGGCCCTGCTCCCCTCGAGGCTATCGCGAATGGTGCTGCTTTTATAAATCCGCGTTTCAATCCCCCGCACGGCAGTAGAAATACTGACTTTTTTAAAGGCAAGCCGACTCAAAGAGAGGTTTGTACAAATGTTTACTTTTCATGTTTACTTTGAGTGAACTGGCAAGAAATAGATTCTAAATTTAGAGAATACACCACTAGCAAAAAGAAACTATTGCAGAGCCTTTCGTGAAAGGCATTTAGTCGCCATCACATAGAGACCATTGGCCCAGGCCAAACTGGTACGAATCAGGCCCAAGCCAAATtatggcccgtgcctaattagagagggCTTTCACATggaaaccactcactcgatactataaaacaatgcttaaacaaaacgtagtgagtcacttccagaaccagttgcaattcagaCGCAATGATTTGACCTATGCTGAAATTTGGATTGAGCCTGGTTGGATGTTTTTGAttgggccaaacaggcacggGCCTTTTGGCACCCATGTCTTGTTCCAGGCCTTAtttgctcgtgtgatcgcggctattatCAAACATTATCAGCACGTAATATCTGTATCATTTTCTTGATGCAATATACAAACTTTTGAAATCACTATCCATGAATAAATCGTAATTTCAGTTAACTAGTCAACACCCCTACGCTGAGCAGTATATCGGTGAGCCATTTGTATATACAGTGGATATAAATAATGCTGCTGAAGTGCGCAAAGCTGTTGAGAAAGCTCTTCAGTGCTCAAAGGTAAGAAAAAGAGGCTTATCAACTGGTATCTATCCAGATAAGTAGCCACGGATTGTTTTCATTGATTATACCTAAATACTTGATATAACTCGATAGATCTTAAATATAATAATGTACGATCATATTGGAGTATATAACCTATGgagacaaatgaaaaaattaaaataaaactttttttaGGGCGAATCCTTTCTTCCATATGAGTTTACAGAAGAAGGTATGTTACAACGAATCAACTCATTTATTAACAATCAGAACTTCTGCGATTCAAACAGCCCTCTATGGCCACCGCAACGAGATGTCAACATCTACTTGGCAATCGAGGGTGTCTCGTGCAAGGACACTTGTTCAGCAAAAGGTAAACAGTCAAATACAAGATAAAGCTCATGAGATGTATACACTTTTATTCAAGAAATCGTCATCTGTGGCTGAATTATCGTGCGATTTCTCATCAaagataaattagtttttgatgattttgaacCATTTTTCATTAGTGTTCATGGTAGTGAGATATCCTGATGAAGCAAAAATCAAGTAGGCTATCACACTGTGGCGGTGTTCATATCGTCAATGCAGCTCATTGATATAACTTGGTGTTCATTATGCTTGACTAATGAATCATGACATGTATGACATGGGTATATGACTAGATTACATTTCAGTCCCGATAGCAAAACAACCTTATACTTTATTCATCTGAGTGCGGAATTATGTGAAATCGAATGTTCATGCCCGATAAATACAACTTAATCcaaatctttatttcaaacaaTCTATCATGTGGTAAGATGTTACAAAGGTTTGTTAATCTTAAAAAAGAGTTAGaactttttattgttttattttggataTTGCTTCTAATTTTGTCACTATTCAGTATccctgaagatgacttttcAGTCTAATGTAATACCGGGTAGAGTATTTAATTACTAGGAACAATGAATCAATGCTGGTCTATAGTGATTTTATGTATATGTTGTgcaggggtcagttgctcaaaagttggttagggTTAACCAGTAGATAAATGCCAAAGTgttaattgaaatttcattgtttccaTGGTATTTTGCCACCAGTAATTCTAACGCAACTGGTAAGCAACTGGCCCAACTTAAA
It includes:
- the LOC141901956 gene encoding alpha-1,6-mannosylglycoprotein 6-beta-N-acetylglucosaminyltransferase A-like → MSKWCHLCRAVTPRLLLIRARKLTVICAIVCWIVTFISVIRLQTFQEHDKIALEAKEEIHEGEVSYTREITLLQLGAMSSAKWDQPYGNNFTDPRGVDVSKCVVTRIDDMYPHCDAKFQWMRLHWKSDTCYGENGVDGSDCSFLRYLSEVENWCPHLPGRQTVMANKSHADSKWHKKASLRLEIEPLMSLLKDPVSAHKNYDWMRLRIRRMWPNWAAAAENLGRKQDLQNRRQMKVFMHLGLLTRQAGLKFAESAFKGGPLGELVQWSDLITALYILGHNLTISSEIEQLSGYIMKYKYGAHTCPPPSEDRLDLLYTDILGLKQIKRYNKKQYTFLRCALRVLDSFGTEPQFNYDMYAKKHRLKSDWGKHNLLPKQFNTMFPHTPDNTFLGFVVERPPNNSRINSIARRNRALVYGKNDYMWYGKAGYLNIVKDYSEIHGTVARGRKGKNDVANVPKYVKNHGILVGEELTVLLHTSKLFLGLGFPYEGPAPLEAIANGAAFINPRFNPPHGSRNTDFFKGKPTQRELTSQHPYAEQYIGEPFVYTVDINNAAEVRKAVEKALQCSKGESFLPYEFTEEGMLQRINSFINNQNFCDSNSPLWPPQRDVNIYLAIEGVSCKDTCSAKGLICEPTHFKRINSAAYLAQLGIHCQRKNRMEGLIYPAIDRRSQMCTFQSQELLFSCVGSTENYARICPCRNYMKGQTALCHRCL